GGCAGGGGTACGGGAGAGTGGCTCTATAAACGAGGTCAAACCCCCAATCAAAGTCCTCTTCAAAGTTCAAACCAAATCCCCCCCCTCTAACCCCACTACCCGACAACTTTTTTCTCTCTTCACATGCcaacaaaacaacaacaaaaaaccttcaaacaatttcaaacccccaaccaaaatattaattaaacaaaaattgttTATCAAAGATTAAAATACACTATCATCATATATATACAAAGAAGAATAATCAAAAAttgttttgaatttatttatgaCATAATTAAATATTGTGTCCAAATAAAAGGGTATGGTCCAAAAGTGAGAATTTTGCCCGGAACCATCGAatatagagagagagaagtggacttcttttcttctttttttttttgttctttttctttattatacACAAATGCTCTTCTTTTTATCTAATGCCTCTTTTGTCCCTTTTCTCTCATATCATGAAATGCCATTTTGCCACACCTATCACCATAGCTCTTACTCTCCCTCAAGCCTTTTCAAGGGCATTGTTGGGAAATCAAAGCAGAGATGGGAATGAGAGGTGGAGAAAGGCATGCCTAATAATCCCATGCATTGAAATGAGATATTAATTACCATAATTTAAATATGGAgtttttttttcctctttttttcaaTTATAGATTCAAAATGAGAAAACGACGACGTATTTTTCTTCAAGGAGGGCTTCCAACAATGTCGACAAAGACGCGGCTAAGAGCCGAAGGCAGTCTCATCTTCTGGTTGTCGTCCTCAGTAGTTCTGATCTTCTTGAACAGAGGCCCACCCTGTGAAGAAGAACAAACTGATGATCCAGCTGACCACGAATCGTTGGAACTGTCGGAGCTGAAAATAGCGTCGATAACGCCACTTGGGCTGCCTGGAACTAGCTCGTTCTTGCGCTTAAGTGGGTTGTTATAGACGGTGTAATCACGGCCGTTGGATAGCTCAGTTATAAGATAGTAGCAGTTGTCTACTTTTTCCTGTGAAATGATGAAAAACACAGATAGATAATAAGGACCAAATGATGAGTAAATATTTTTTTCGTACATTAATGAAAACGATTTTGACTTAAATATAAGAGagctttttatttaataataagacAGTAAACCATTACGAACCTTGTTTAGTTTGAGAACACCCAGAAGCTGGTTTTGGTACTCAATGGCATTACAAGGCTCAACATGGTCAATAACTCGCATCATCGTTGCAGTAGCCAATACAGAAGGAAGGTAACCGACGAATCTTGAATCTatgagaaaataaatatataataaaatgtcgGTAAAAAGAAAACCGTAAAAAATGATGGGAATTCTGACTTAAACATATTATGGTATATGATATTCTTTGGTCCTTTCGAAAAATACAAAACACTTTATGGGAATTGTAGTAAAGAAGCAACCGTTAcagaatttattttatttctctTACCGGAGACTACAGAGAGGAGAAGACGTTCACAGCGCCTGAGAAACTCCCAATGGAGATGGGATTTCAATCCAAGCCTCCGTATAATATGGTCGAGGAAAGAAAGAGGAGTCACTGGGTGCATCTTCCATTGGAGAGTAGAAAGCACCAAAAGCTCCATTCTTTGAATCGTTTTGGCTTCAAACATGTATTTTGCATCACTCGCCTAAAACAAAACAAAGCACATTTGAAACTTTGAATTATACCAAAAGAGAAGAAGCATAAAACGAGAAAAAGAAAATTAGAAGAGATAAGTTATGCACGTACTTGGAGATCTAGAAGAAGAGGCACTTCGGTTTCTTCAACTTTTGCGGCCAAAGAGAGACAAGTTACAGCTACGAGCTGAATCATCCATGGCTTATCTCTCTGAAAGCTTAGGCTTGAGAGGAACCTGTCCAAGTAGTTAATGGCTAAAACAGCAGTAAGAGCTGTGAAACCATAATGGGCATTGACTTTGAGAACCCATTCTACAGCCTCACGGCGAACCAAACTGAGAGCACAAGAAGAGTCTCCAAATAGGTAATGGGCTTGTTTTTGCTGCTCTTCTTTTGAAAAAAGAGAGAGAAGCTCTTCGTCTTCCCAAAACAGGTCTTGTTCCAACAAGAATAGGGGGAACAGAGAAGGGTTATTATCGTCATCATCATTCCTGCTATAAACTTCACTCTtctcatcttcttcctcttcccatttctcttcttcacaaTAGAGAGTGTCAAGTAAAGATAGAGAAGGGTTTTGTTGCTCTTCCTCTACTTGTTCTTCAATATGGTTCATTGCCATTTCCTTATTCTTCTTCAAAGAGAAGAGGTTTCAGAGCACTCTCTCACTGTGTTTTTGTTATAGAGAGTAAAAGCTCACTCTTCTCTTCTCACTCTCATCtccctcactttctctctctacgtCTTTCGAGCTGAAACTCCTTTTATTTTCTACTGCAGTGAGTGAGAGTGAGAAAGGGtaaagagagggagagggagagggagagggaggATTGAATTTCAGCAGAGTGGGTTTCACGCTTGTCCTTTTTTacgaaaaagaaaaataataattttatatagatatatatatatataaaaaaatatatatgttgaaAACACCGTCCGATTAGAATGATCTTGTGGTGCCACGTGTAA
The genomic region above belongs to Humulus lupulus chromosome 1, drHumLupu1.1, whole genome shotgun sequence and contains:
- the LOC133796812 gene encoding cyclin-D3-1, translated to MAMNHIEEQVEEEQQNPSLSLLDTLYCEEEKWEEEEDEKSEVYSRNDDDDNNPSLFPLFLLEQDLFWEDEELLSLFSKEEQQKQAHYLFGDSSCALSLVRREAVEWVLKVNAHYGFTALTAVLAINYLDRFLSSLSFQRDKPWMIQLVAVTCLSLAAKVEETEVPLLLDLQASDAKYMFEAKTIQRMELLVLSTLQWKMHPVTPLSFLDHIIRRLGLKSHLHWEFLRRCERLLLSVVSDSRFVGYLPSVLATATMMRVIDHVEPCNAIEYQNQLLGVLKLNKEKVDNCYYLITELSNGRDYTVYNNPLKRKNELVPGSPSGVIDAIFSSDSSNDSWSAGSSVCSSSQGGPLFKKIRTTEDDNQKMRLPSALSRVFVDIVGSPP